In Candidatus Nanosynbacter lyticus, one genomic interval encodes:
- the ruvB gene encoding Holliday junction branch migration DNA helicase RuvB: MAIERIVDTSSHSDDAEEQRIEVSLRPQSFSEYVGQERLKRNLRLAIDAAKKRSEPLDHVLLYGPPGLGKTTMATVIANEMGTNLRITSGPAIEKAGDLASILTNLADGDILFIDEIHRLGRAVEEILYSAMEDFKLDIVIGKGPAARSIRLDLPRFTVIGATTRTGSLAAPLRDRFGHIYRLEFYEPEDIAKIVTRSAAILESSIRHEAANLLSTRARLTPRIANRLLKRVRDYADVNGDGIIDVKTTASALEMLEVDELGLDPADRNLLQSILENYGDNPVGLTTIAALTGDEATTIEDFYEPYLLQIGFIERTPRGRRVTVKAKRHLKNR, encoded by the coding sequence ATGGCAATTGAGAGAATAGTCGACACTAGCTCACATAGCGATGATGCCGAGGAGCAGCGGATTGAAGTTAGTTTACGTCCGCAGAGTTTTAGCGAGTATGTTGGTCAGGAGCGGTTGAAGCGCAACTTACGCTTGGCGATTGACGCAGCCAAGAAGCGTAGTGAGCCACTGGATCATGTGTTGCTCTATGGCCCGCCAGGGCTGGGTAAGACAACCATGGCGACGGTGATCGCCAATGAGATGGGGACAAATTTGCGTATTACAAGCGGCCCAGCCATTGAAAAAGCTGGCGATTTGGCGTCAATTTTGACCAATTTGGCTGACGGCGATATTTTGTTCATTGATGAAATTCATCGGCTCGGTCGGGCGGTGGAAGAGATTTTATATTCGGCCATGGAAGATTTCAAGCTGGATATCGTCATCGGCAAAGGGCCGGCGGCTCGGTCGATTCGGTTAGATCTGCCGCGATTTACGGTCATCGGCGCAACAACGCGGACGGGTAGTCTGGCAGCGCCGCTGCGTGATCGATTTGGACATATTTATCGATTGGAATTTTATGAGCCAGAGGACATCGCTAAAATTGTGACGCGGAGTGCAGCCATCCTGGAGTCATCGATTCGGCATGAAGCAGCGAACTTGTTGTCGACGCGGGCTCGCTTGACGCCGCGCATCGCCAACCGTCTGCTCAAGCGCGTACGCGATTATGCCGATGTGAACGGCGATGGCATAATTGATGTAAAAACAACAGCGAGCGCCTTGGAAATGTTGGAAGTAGACGAGCTGGGATTAGACCCAGCTGACCGTAATTTACTGCAATCAATCCTGGAAAATTATGGTGATAATCCCGTGGGGCTAACGACCATTGCCGCTCTGACTGGTGACGAAGCGACGACGATTGAGGATTTTTACGAGCCGTATTTGCTGCAAATTGGCTTCATTGAGCGTACGCCACGTGGTCGGCGAGTTACCGTTAAAGCAAAGCGACATCTGAAAAATAGGTAA
- a CDS encoding DUF4352 domain-containing protein has product MNTSEKKPVFKKAWFWVIIVIIAIGAYSASQQNKATVVNTNNNNATSENKPTEKTTFKVGETIAFDGKEVTIKSIDRNWDSGNQFIKASDGKEYIKANVSIVNKSNRELSFNTFDWKVEDANGAIEGPSGTAFTASDSLGSGNLAVNGKKEGSVIFEVAKDSKIKIHYQPSFWSNKKIIIEP; this is encoded by the coding sequence ATGAATACAAGCGAGAAAAAACCAGTTTTTAAAAAGGCTTGGTTTTGGGTAATTATTGTTATCATTGCGATTGGAGCATACAGCGCATCGCAACAGAACAAAGCCACTGTCGTCAATACAAACAATAATAACGCTACTTCGGAAAATAAACCAACCGAAAAGACCACTTTCAAAGTTGGCGAAACTATCGCTTTTGATGGCAAGGAAGTAACAATCAAGTCAATTGATCGCAATTGGGACTCTGGCAATCAATTCATTAAAGCTAGCGATGGCAAAGAATATATTAAAGCAAATGTTTCAATCGTTAACAAATCAAATAGAGAATTATCTTTCAACACATTTGATTGGAAAGTTGAAGATGCAAACGGTGCCATTGAAGGACCAAGTGGTACAGCCTTCACTGCAAGTGATAGCCTGGGGTCTGGCAACTTGGCAGTCAATGGTAAAAAAGAGGGTTCTGTTATTTTTGAGGTTGCAAAAGACTCAAAAATTAAAATTCATTACCAACCATCGTTCTGGTCAAATAAGAAAATTATTATTGAACCATAA